The following are from one region of the Quercus robur chromosome 1, dhQueRobu3.1, whole genome shotgun sequence genome:
- the LOC126724229 gene encoding germin-like protein subfamily 1 member 7 isoform X3, with product MIKGVTYLITVALLVLASSLVSAYDPSPLQDFCVAINNTNSAVFVNGKFCKDPAAVTADDFFFSGLNIPANTANKVGFNVTLVNVDMLPGLNTLGISLARLDFAPYGLDPPHTHPRASEILAVAEGTLLVGFVTSNPNKLFTKVLNKGDVFTFPIGLIHFQFNIGQTNAVAFAGLNSQNPGVITIANAVFGSNPHINSDVLIKAFQVDKNVVDYLQKQF from the exons atgaTTAAAGGTGTTACTTACCTTATAACTGTGGCCCTTTTGGTTTTGGCATCCTCTCTTGTTTCTGCCTATGACCCTAGTCCTCTGCAAGACTTTTGTGTCGCAATCAATAACACCAATTCTGCTG TATTTGTGAAcggaaaattttgtaaggatccAGCAGCTGTCACAGCCGatgattttttcttctctggaCTCAATATTCCTGCAAACACTGCAAATAAAGTTGGCTTCAATGTCACTCTTGTGAACGTCGATATGCTACCAGGTTTGAACACTCTAGGCATATCTTTGGCCCGTCTTGACTTTGCACCATATGGCTTGGATCCTCCACACACTCACCCTCGTGCCTCTGAGATTCTAGCAGTTGCAGAGGGTACTCTCTTAGTTGGATTTGTCACATCCAACCCAAACAAACTCTTCACCAAAGTTTTAAACAAGGGAGACGTCTTTACATTCCCAATTGGTCTCATTCACTTCCAATTCAACATAGGGCAGACCAATGCTGTTGCTTTTGCTGGTCTCAACAGCCAAAATCCCGGGGTGATCACCATTGCAAACGCAGTCTTTGGATCTAATCCTCACATCAATTCAGATGTTCTCATCAAAGCCTTCCAAGTTGACAAGAATGTAGTTGATTATCTTCAGAAACAATTCTAG